One Fibrobacter sp. UWH6 genomic window carries:
- a CDS encoding radical SAM protein encodes MNEQEKAQEQNKALIAAWSDHSRMWKDNTWVYPVISRRAGGLSVGINLNPDHKCSFACAYCQSGPQEGHESVAIDIDGVERELRQFLEFYKSGEFSKCDFFGHVPEDKKILKDICLSGDGESTIVKEFPEVCKRMRKLQKENEGQFKLRLITNASRLGNEKVEDALAYLLESDGEIWAKLDAGTEEWYKRMNRSAVKFETILNNLEKVIKLYPICIQTMLCSLQGDVPTDAEIEQYIGHLQRIYAAAPKNFVEVQLYTVIRQTATPDVLPLPKEFLEAVAKKINEKLPVQVRIF; translated from the coding sequence ATGAACGAGCAAGAAAAAGCACAGGAACAGAACAAGGCCCTGATCGCCGCATGGAGCGATCATTCCCGCATGTGGAAAGACAACACCTGGGTCTACCCCGTCATTAGCCGTCGCGCAGGCGGTTTATCGGTAGGTATAAACCTAAATCCCGACCACAAATGTTCCTTCGCCTGTGCCTACTGCCAGAGCGGCCCGCAAGAAGGTCACGAAAGTGTCGCCATCGATATCGACGGCGTGGAGCGGGAGCTTCGTCAATTCCTGGAATTCTACAAGTCCGGCGAATTCAGCAAGTGCGATTTCTTTGGACACGTTCCCGAAGACAAAAAGATTCTAAAGGACATCTGCCTTTCTGGCGATGGAGAATCCACCATCGTCAAGGAATTCCCCGAAGTGTGCAAGCGCATGCGCAAACTCCAGAAGGAAAACGAAGGGCAGTTCAAGCTCCGCCTGATTACAAACGCCAGCCGCCTCGGGAACGAGAAAGTCGAAGATGCCCTGGCCTACCTGCTGGAAAGTGACGGTGAAATCTGGGCCAAGCTGGACGCCGGTACCGAAGAATGGTACAAGCGCATGAACCGCTCCGCAGTCAAGTTCGAAACCATCCTGAACAACCTGGAAAAGGTCATCAAGCTGTACCCCATCTGCATCCAGACCATGTTATGCAGCCTTCAGGGAGACGTTCCCACCGACGCAGAAATCGAACAGTACATCGGACACCTCCAGCGAATTTACGCAGCGGCACCCAAGAACTTCGTAGAAGTTCAGCTGTACACCGTTATCCGTCAGACGGCCACTCCCGACGTCCTCCCTCTCCCCAAGGAATTCCTGGAAGCGGTCGCCAAAAAGATTAACGAAAAATTGCCGGTACAGGTTCGAATTTTCTAA